A DNA window from Bombus vancouverensis nearcticus chromosome 6, iyBomVanc1_principal, whole genome shotgun sequence contains the following coding sequences:
- the LOC117160234 gene encoding vitellogenin-2 isoform X3 has translation MRFTDINYVLQILMHKLKNIIFLFFLFCNNHVTNGIFQPGKEYIYSYNALSSSGVLLPSGASSSWGFNGKLKIQAEQNVATMQLESLKMTIWNGKIQDQGEDQAVSEDVTDLLKPFQIIYRNGLIENFSTEAISPWSVNIKRSIAGILQLDLSNLEKETAFHSTEKNHYGQCNIEYVVNPEEENEWIIRKFFDPRACIGHPHYTWSNVPNMLCPNGDQNPILKSSERLYKIKMNGSLNEILFVNASGGIYVQSFQSFGEAHFHFTRQIFKLISVKDTVDKIPIKDLYFKVLQHELPEVDLTQSRGTLDKNTVFKSIGTLLDRLSLRLENPGLDTEADNLHNTTITVLLYYLQMLDVADLRNAYTKISGTSYKEETIRNMFLEALPQVGTKEAALFILELIQDRKVSDMSAIQLLTQLPFHIRKPDVQLLVNLQTFLNLPEKISVEVQNTAILTYGTLIYKTCLLYCPYEMLDDYVRLYLDKFTETKEYEKKMIWLEGLANIQLGRVVEFLEPIASGSNAESRHFRVLAAWASLSTAPLRPDVIYPVYWPILINRTEHLEMRVAALTLLVVSSPTPSRLISLYWYMQSEPNQHLYNYFYTILKSMERTTHPCYIHIGVIAAQFTRVLRPTTNSYLITGNYLFDYQDTYRKFGAMIHGIVIANPLTNIPEVLYVTVNTYGSGVSINHVSLYIKAEGLLHSLSAHLDGPTQVKDILKQFKLDEKQNGPVHLEVIARIQEKTVLCLHLNETNIIKGFKYLSSLPDNIYHIYQNMEFHVNQQRINIPLTMESVQVTDLGANARLAVIATSLFSMRGNFTHVSVGRNNHVILRTSIHKSEIIENYNPLIDTWHSAERAHSIHGYLPVNITLGFKDRPFISYNTPGEHLKMGITAHVRTSTNIKGLNIKSKLRQICPTCPQLYIITKSPTYKPKTIDLFQFELSELGGQVYVKLFDCENVISREKLIQDVFSSHRANYPIWPFLEFALTALHFLDYYTYVPPKGSCGLAAYISTIDAQRTQVKFEYIKGSNHHMLSLTHYNIESSQILQQWNVAALYEITSWISDTIKIKATKVIPGQKILKFCLEAEKAIPWEWDFLSTKPSDPARITLNAVWGYSDAAKGKCDGSSITLDLLGEISEKQLQIAKESQWPYEECREQSKRKRFTPFSDACYEVSRELSTLRKYQVVAQHENIPQNLMRLAWKFRAFYDLIGGNSSSDPNSKKFIVTATFPKGSDIGELSLNNDKVAIEYNYNLIDYFLTRTRIHKYMDLSILKTFFVPYLS, from the exons ATGAGATTCACAG ATATTAATTATGTGTTACAAATACTAATGCacaaattaaagaatattatatttttattttttcttttttgtaacaATCATGTTACAAATGGTATATTTCAACCAGGAAAAGAGTATATATATTCGTACAATGCACTTTCAAGTTCTGGTGTTTTGTTACCATCTGGCGCATCATCTTCATGGGGTTTTAATGGAAAACTTAAAATTCAAGCAGAACAAAATGTTGCTACAATGCAG TTGGAGTCATTGAAGATGACTATTTGGAATGGTAAAATTCAAGATCAAGGAGAAGATCAAGCTGTTTCAGAAGATGTGACTGATCTTCTAAAACCATTTCAAATTATATACAGAAATGGTCTTATTGAAAATTTTAGTACAGAAGCAATATCACCATGGTctgtaaatataaaaaggagTATAGCAGGAATTTTACAATTAGATCTGTCTAACTTAGAGAAGGAAACAGCATTTCATTCAACTGAA aaaaatcatTATGGTCAGTGCAATATTGAATATGTTGTCAATCctgaagaagaaaatgaatgGATAATAAGAAAATTTTTTGATCCACGAGCTTGTATTGGGCATCCTCATTATACATGGTCAAATGTTCCTAACATGTTGTGTCCCAATGGAGATCAA AATCCAATATTGAAGTCCAGTGAgagattatataaaattaagatGAATGGATCTTTAAATGAGATTTTGTTTGTTAATGCTTCTGGAGGTATATATGTTCAATCTTTTCAAAGTTTTGGAGAAGCACATTTTCATTTTACAAG ACAGATCTTTAAATTAATTTCGGTGAAAGATACAGTAGATAAGATACCTATTAAAGACTTATATTTTAAAGTTCTACAACATGAACTTCCAGAAGTTGATCTCACTCAAAGTAGAGGTACTCTTGACAAGAATACTGTTTTTAAATCT atAGGGACTTTATTAGATCGATTAAGTCTGAGACTTGAAAATCCTGGTTTAGATACAGAGGCTGATAATTTGCATAATACAACGATAACTGTATTGCTTTATTATCTTCAAATGCTGGATGTTGCTGATTTACGTAATGCATACACAAAAATCTCAGGAACAAGTTATAAAGAAGAAACAATACG AAATATGTTCCTTGAAGCACTTCCACAAGTTGGCACTAAAGAAGCTGCATTGTTTATATTAGAATTAATCCAAGATAGAAAAGTTTCGGATATGTCTGCAATTCAACTTCTCACTCAGTTACCATTTCATATACGAAAACCTGACGTTCAATTATTAGTAAATTTACAAACGTTTCTAAATTTGCCAGAAAAAATTTCTGTTGAAGTCCAAAATACTGCTATTCTTACATATGGCACATTGATTTACAAGACCTGTTTATTGTACTGCCCATATGAGATGTTAGATGATTACGTACGTTTATATCTTGATAAATTTACAG AGACAAAGGAATACGAAAAAAAAATGATTTGGCTAGAAGGATTAGCAAATATACAGTTAGGAAGAGTAGTTGAATTCTTAGAACCTATTGCAAGTGGTAGCAATGCAGAATCACGTCATTTTCGTGTTCTTGCCGCATGGGCATCACTTTCAACTGCTCCTTTAAGACCCGATGTT ATATACCCTGTCTATTGGccaattttaataaatagaacTGAGCATTTAGAAATGAGGGTAGCGGCATTGACACTACTTGTTGTTTCTAGTCCTACACCAAGTAGATTAATATCATTATATTGGTATATGCAAAGTGAACCCAATcaacatttatataattatttttatactattttgAAATCTATGGAACGTACCACCCATCCTTGTTATATTCATAT AGGTGTGATCGCTGCACAATTTACACGAGTACTTCGTCCAActacaaattcatatttaattACTGGTAACTATTTATTTGACTATCAAGATACATATAGAAAATTTGGTGCTATGATACATGGTATTGTTATTGCTAATCCTTTAACAAACATACCTGAGGTTTTATATGTAACTGTAAATACTTATGGTAGTGGAGTTAGTATCAATCATGTATCT ttatatattaaaGCTGAAGGTCTTCTACATTCATTATCAGCACATCTAGATGGTCCAACACAAGTGAAGGATATATTAAAACAATTTAAGTTAGATGAAAAGCAAAATGGACCTGTACATTTAGAAGTAATTGCACGTATTCAGGAAAAAACAGTTTTATGCCTTCATCTCAATgaaacaaatattattaaagGATTTAAAT aTTTGTCTTCTTTACCTgataatatatatcatatatatcaaAACATGGAGTTTCATGTTAATCAACAACGTATTAATATCCCATTAACAATGGAATCAGTGCAAGTTACAGATCTGGGAGCAAATGCTAGACTTGCAGTTATTGCAACATCGTTATTCTCTATGAGAGGGAATTTTACACATGTTTCAGTTGGTCGTAATAATCATGTTATACTACG AACATCTATTCATAAAtcagaaataatagaaaattataatccttTAATTGATACATGGCATAGTGCAGAAAGGGCACATTCTATTCATGGATATCTTCCAGTCAATATTACACTTGGATTTAAAGATCGTCCATTCATTTCATATAATACTCCTGGAG AACATCTTAAAATGGGAATTACAGCTCATGTTAGAACATCCACTAATATAAAAggattaaatattaaatcaaaattacGTCAAATTTGTCCTACTTGTCCTCagttatatataattacaaaatcaCCAACATATAAACCAAAG ACAATAGATCTATTTCAATTTGAATTATCAGAGTTAGGAGGTCAAGTATATGTAAAACTTTTTGACTGTGAAAATGTAATATCACGAGAGAAACTAATTCAGGATGTGTTTTCTTCACATCGCGCTAATTATCC TATATGGCCATTTTTGGAGTTTGCTTTAACAGCCCTTCATTTCTTAGATTATTACACATATGTACCACCAAAAGGTAGCTGTGGTTTAGCTGCATATATTAGTACAATTGATGCACAGCGTACTCAA GtaaaatttgaatatattaaaggttCAAATCATCATATGTTGTCTTTAACACATTACAATATAGAATCATCACAAATTCTTCAACAGTGGAATGTAGCCGCACTTTACGAGATTACCAGCTGGATATCCGATACGATTAAAATTAAAGCGACTAAAGTTATACCAGGTCAAAAGATTTTGAAG TTTTGTTTAGAAGCAGAAAAAGCAATACCTTGGGAATGGGATTTCCTAAGCACTAAGCCAAGTGATCCTGCTAGAATTACATTAAATGCTGTTTGGGGATATTCTGATGCAGCAAAAGGCAAATGTGATGGATCTTCAATTACATTAGATCTACTTGGCGAAATTAGTGAAAAGCAGCTACAAATTGCTAAAGAATCACAATGGCCTTATGAAGAATGTCGAGAACAATCTAAAAGGAAACGTTTTACTCCATTTTCTGATGCTTGCTATGAAGTTTCAAGAGAATTATCAACCTTGAGAAAATATCAAGTTGTTGCACAAcatgaaaat ATACCACAAAATTTAATGAGATTAGCTTGGAAATTTCGAGCTTTTTATGACCTAATTGGTGGGAACAGTAGTTCAGATCCTAATTCCAAAAAATTTATTGTGACAGCAACATTTCCGAAAGGATCAGATATTGGTGAATTATCGCTTAATAATGACAAAGTAgcaattgaatataattataatcttaTAGATTATTTTTTAACTCGAACTAGAATTCATAAATACATGGATCTGTCAATATTGAAGACTTTTTTTG TACCTTACCTGTCTTAA
- the LOC117160234 gene encoding vitellogenin-4 isoform X2, with protein MRFTDINYVLQILMHKLKNIIFLFFLFCNNHVTNGIFQPGKEYIYSYNALSSSGVLLPSGASSSWGFNGKLKIQAEQNVATMQLESLKMTIWNGKIQDQGEDQAVSEDVTDLLKPFQIIYRNGLIENFSTEAISPWSVNIKRSIAGILQLDLSNLEKETAFHSTEKNHYGQCNIEYVVNPEEENEWIIRKFFDPRACIGHPHYTWSNVPNMLCPNGDQNPILKSSERLYKIKMNGSLNEILFVNASGGIYVQSFQSFGEAHFHFTRQIFKLISVKDTVDKIPIKDLYFKVLQHELPEVDLTQSRGTLDKNTVFKSIGTLLDRLSLRLENPGLDTEADNLHNTTITVLLYYLQMLDVADLRNAYTKISGTSYKEETIRNMFLEALPQVGTKEAALFILELIQDRKVSDMSAIQLLTQLPFHIRKPDVQLLVNLQTFLNLPEKISVEVQNTAILTYGTLIYKTCLLYCPYEMLDDYVRLYLDKFTETKEYEKKMIWLEGLANIQLGRVVEFLEPIASGSNAESRHFRVLAAWASLSTAPLRPDVIYPVYWPILINRTEHLEMRVAALTLLVVSSPTPSRLISLYWYMQSEPNQHLYNYFYTILKSMERTTHPCYIHIGVIAAQFTRVLRPTTNSYLITGNYLFDYQDTYRKFGAMIHGIVIANPLTNIPEVLYVTVNTYGSGVSINHVSLYIKAEGLLHSLSAHLDGPTQVKDILKQFKLDEKQNGPVHLEVIARIQEKTVLCLHLNETNIIKGFKYLSSLPDNIYHIYQNMEFHVNQQRINIPLTMESVQVTDLGANARLAVIATSLFSMRGNFTHVSVGRNNHVILRTSIHKSEIIENYNPLIDTWHSAERAHSIHGYLPVNITLGFKDRPFISYNTPGEHLKMGITAHVRTSTNIKGLNIKSKLRQICPTCPQLYIITKSPTYKPKTIDLFQFELSELGGQVYVKLFDCENVISREKLIQDVFSSHRANYPIWPFLEFALTALHFLDYYTYVPPKGSCGLAAYISTIDAQRTQWNVAALYEITSWISDTIKIKATKVIPGQKILKFCLEAEKAIPWEWDFLSTKPSDPARITLNAVWGYSDAAKGKCDGSSITLDLLGEISEKQLQIAKESQWPYEECREQSKRKRFTPFSDACYEVSRELSTLRKYQVVAQHENIPQNLMRLAWKFRAFYDLIGGNSSSDPNSKKFIVTATFPKGSDIGELSLNNDKVAIEYNYNLIDYFLTRTRIHKYMDLSILKTFFGTCVVTPDYIKSIHNITYPFHNKGEVLLLGQCYSENPKYALTARNDLYGININIYDEIDTVRIIPNQTGGTLYNNTIYIPLPQSFMFHSLGSKRVRLDSNTIDIIIPNLYLYMHWTQEQILLFFPTYLLEFTCGICALGTLDSNNLYEKL; from the exons ATGAGATTCACAG ATATTAATTATGTGTTACAAATACTAATGCacaaattaaagaatattatatttttattttttcttttttgtaacaATCATGTTACAAATGGTATATTTCAACCAGGAAAAGAGTATATATATTCGTACAATGCACTTTCAAGTTCTGGTGTTTTGTTACCATCTGGCGCATCATCTTCATGGGGTTTTAATGGAAAACTTAAAATTCAAGCAGAACAAAATGTTGCTACAATGCAG TTGGAGTCATTGAAGATGACTATTTGGAATGGTAAAATTCAAGATCAAGGAGAAGATCAAGCTGTTTCAGAAGATGTGACTGATCTTCTAAAACCATTTCAAATTATATACAGAAATGGTCTTATTGAAAATTTTAGTACAGAAGCAATATCACCATGGTctgtaaatataaaaaggagTATAGCAGGAATTTTACAATTAGATCTGTCTAACTTAGAGAAGGAAACAGCATTTCATTCAACTGAA aaaaatcatTATGGTCAGTGCAATATTGAATATGTTGTCAATCctgaagaagaaaatgaatgGATAATAAGAAAATTTTTTGATCCACGAGCTTGTATTGGGCATCCTCATTATACATGGTCAAATGTTCCTAACATGTTGTGTCCCAATGGAGATCAA AATCCAATATTGAAGTCCAGTGAgagattatataaaattaagatGAATGGATCTTTAAATGAGATTTTGTTTGTTAATGCTTCTGGAGGTATATATGTTCAATCTTTTCAAAGTTTTGGAGAAGCACATTTTCATTTTACAAG ACAGATCTTTAAATTAATTTCGGTGAAAGATACAGTAGATAAGATACCTATTAAAGACTTATATTTTAAAGTTCTACAACATGAACTTCCAGAAGTTGATCTCACTCAAAGTAGAGGTACTCTTGACAAGAATACTGTTTTTAAATCT atAGGGACTTTATTAGATCGATTAAGTCTGAGACTTGAAAATCCTGGTTTAGATACAGAGGCTGATAATTTGCATAATACAACGATAACTGTATTGCTTTATTATCTTCAAATGCTGGATGTTGCTGATTTACGTAATGCATACACAAAAATCTCAGGAACAAGTTATAAAGAAGAAACAATACG AAATATGTTCCTTGAAGCACTTCCACAAGTTGGCACTAAAGAAGCTGCATTGTTTATATTAGAATTAATCCAAGATAGAAAAGTTTCGGATATGTCTGCAATTCAACTTCTCACTCAGTTACCATTTCATATACGAAAACCTGACGTTCAATTATTAGTAAATTTACAAACGTTTCTAAATTTGCCAGAAAAAATTTCTGTTGAAGTCCAAAATACTGCTATTCTTACATATGGCACATTGATTTACAAGACCTGTTTATTGTACTGCCCATATGAGATGTTAGATGATTACGTACGTTTATATCTTGATAAATTTACAG AGACAAAGGAATACGAAAAAAAAATGATTTGGCTAGAAGGATTAGCAAATATACAGTTAGGAAGAGTAGTTGAATTCTTAGAACCTATTGCAAGTGGTAGCAATGCAGAATCACGTCATTTTCGTGTTCTTGCCGCATGGGCATCACTTTCAACTGCTCCTTTAAGACCCGATGTT ATATACCCTGTCTATTGGccaattttaataaatagaacTGAGCATTTAGAAATGAGGGTAGCGGCATTGACACTACTTGTTGTTTCTAGTCCTACACCAAGTAGATTAATATCATTATATTGGTATATGCAAAGTGAACCCAATcaacatttatataattatttttatactattttgAAATCTATGGAACGTACCACCCATCCTTGTTATATTCATAT AGGTGTGATCGCTGCACAATTTACACGAGTACTTCGTCCAActacaaattcatatttaattACTGGTAACTATTTATTTGACTATCAAGATACATATAGAAAATTTGGTGCTATGATACATGGTATTGTTATTGCTAATCCTTTAACAAACATACCTGAGGTTTTATATGTAACTGTAAATACTTATGGTAGTGGAGTTAGTATCAATCATGTATCT ttatatattaaaGCTGAAGGTCTTCTACATTCATTATCAGCACATCTAGATGGTCCAACACAAGTGAAGGATATATTAAAACAATTTAAGTTAGATGAAAAGCAAAATGGACCTGTACATTTAGAAGTAATTGCACGTATTCAGGAAAAAACAGTTTTATGCCTTCATCTCAATgaaacaaatattattaaagGATTTAAAT aTTTGTCTTCTTTACCTgataatatatatcatatatatcaaAACATGGAGTTTCATGTTAATCAACAACGTATTAATATCCCATTAACAATGGAATCAGTGCAAGTTACAGATCTGGGAGCAAATGCTAGACTTGCAGTTATTGCAACATCGTTATTCTCTATGAGAGGGAATTTTACACATGTTTCAGTTGGTCGTAATAATCATGTTATACTACG AACATCTATTCATAAAtcagaaataatagaaaattataatccttTAATTGATACATGGCATAGTGCAGAAAGGGCACATTCTATTCATGGATATCTTCCAGTCAATATTACACTTGGATTTAAAGATCGTCCATTCATTTCATATAATACTCCTGGAG AACATCTTAAAATGGGAATTACAGCTCATGTTAGAACATCCACTAATATAAAAggattaaatattaaatcaaaattacGTCAAATTTGTCCTACTTGTCCTCagttatatataattacaaaatcaCCAACATATAAACCAAAG ACAATAGATCTATTTCAATTTGAATTATCAGAGTTAGGAGGTCAAGTATATGTAAAACTTTTTGACTGTGAAAATGTAATATCACGAGAGAAACTAATTCAGGATGTGTTTTCTTCACATCGCGCTAATTATCC TATATGGCCATTTTTGGAGTTTGCTTTAACAGCCCTTCATTTCTTAGATTATTACACATATGTACCACCAAAAGGTAGCTGTGGTTTAGCTGCATATATTAGTACAATTGATGCACAGCGTACTCAA TGGAATGTAGCCGCACTTTACGAGATTACCAGCTGGATATCCGATACGATTAAAATTAAAGCGACTAAAGTTATACCAGGTCAAAAGATTTTGAAG TTTTGTTTAGAAGCAGAAAAAGCAATACCTTGGGAATGGGATTTCCTAAGCACTAAGCCAAGTGATCCTGCTAGAATTACATTAAATGCTGTTTGGGGATATTCTGATGCAGCAAAAGGCAAATGTGATGGATCTTCAATTACATTAGATCTACTTGGCGAAATTAGTGAAAAGCAGCTACAAATTGCTAAAGAATCACAATGGCCTTATGAAGAATGTCGAGAACAATCTAAAAGGAAACGTTTTACTCCATTTTCTGATGCTTGCTATGAAGTTTCAAGAGAATTATCAACCTTGAGAAAATATCAAGTTGTTGCACAAcatgaaaat ATACCACAAAATTTAATGAGATTAGCTTGGAAATTTCGAGCTTTTTATGACCTAATTGGTGGGAACAGTAGTTCAGATCCTAATTCCAAAAAATTTATTGTGACAGCAACATTTCCGAAAGGATCAGATATTGGTGAATTATCGCTTAATAATGACAAAGTAgcaattgaatataattataatcttaTAGATTATTTTTTAACTCGAACTAGAATTCATAAATACATGGATCTGTCAATATTGAAGACTTTTTTTG GCACGTGTGTCGTGACACCAGACTATATAAAATCAATTCACAACATCACTTATCCTTTTCACAATAAAGGTGAAGTTTTGTTGCTTGGCCAGTGTTATAGTGAAAATCCAAAATATGCATTGACGGCACGAAATgatttatatggtattaatatCAATATATATGACGAAATAGATACAGTACGAATTATACCTAATCAAACTGGAGGAACattatacaataatacaatatatattcCATTGCCACAAAGCTTCATGTTTCATTCACTAGGTTCAAAAAG aGTAAGATTGGACAGCAATACTATTGATATTATAATTCCTAATCTCTATTTATATATGCATTGGACACAAGAACAAATTCTTCTGTTCTTTCCAACATATCTGTTAGAATTCACCTGTGGTATATGTGCATTAGGCACTCTTGAcagtaataatttatatgagaaactataa